In Nasonia vitripennis strain AsymCx chromosome 2, Nvit_psr_1.1, whole genome shotgun sequence, a genomic segment contains:
- the LOC100120389 gene encoding innexin inx2: MFDVFGSVKGLLKLDTVCIDNNVFRLHYKATFIILVAFSLLVTSRQYIGDPIDCIVDEIPLHVMDTYCWIYSTFTIPDRNGVVGKDIVQPGVASHVDGEDDIKYHKYYQWVCFTLFFQAILFYIPRYLWKTWEGGRIKMLVLDLNCPVVSEDCKTDRRKLLVDYFATNLHSQNFYAFRFFLCEVLNFINVVGQIYFMDFFLDGEFTTYGSDVVKFTEMEPEERVDPMSRVFPKVTKCTFHKYGASGTVQKFDGLCVLPLNIVNEKIYVFLWFWFIILSVLSGLSLAYRAAVVAGPKLRFILLRARSRLSHQDQIEVISNRCQIGDWFILYQLGKNIDPLIYKTLIADLAKKFEGKENV, encoded by the coding sequence ATGTTTGACGTTTTTGGCTCGGTGAAGGGCTTACTGAAGCTCGATACAGTATGCATCGACAACAATGTATTCAGATTACATTACAAAGCCACCTTCATCATCCTTGTGGCCTTCTCGCTGCTGGTCACATCGAGGCAGTACATTGGAGACCCCATCGACTGCATAGTCGATGAAATTCCCCTGCATGTCATGGACACCTACTGCTGGATCTACTCGACCTTCACCATTCCAGACCGCAATGGCGTTGTGGGCAAGGACATAGTTCAGCCAGGAGTAGCATCGCACGTGGATGGCGAAGACGACATCAAGTACCACAAGTACTACCAGTGGGTGTGCTTCACCCTTTTCTTCCAGGCCATTCTTTTCTACATCCCACGCTACCTGTGGAAGACCTGGGAAGGTGGCAGAATCAAGATGCTGGTACTCGACCTCAATTGCCCAGTAGTCAGCGAGGACTGCAAGACTGACCGCAGGAAGCTGCTGGTGGACTACTTTGCTACCAATCTGCACTCGCAAAACTTCTACGCGTTCCGCTTCTTCCTGTGCGAGGTGCTCAACTTCATCAACGTCGTCGGCCAGATATACTTCATGGATTTCTTCCTGGACGGCGAGTTCACGACCTACGGCTCGGACGTGGTCAAGTTCACCGAAATGGAGCCGGAGGAGCGAGTGGACCCGATGTCGCGGGTCTTTCCGAAAGTGACCAAGTGCACCTTCCACAAATATGGTGCGTCCGGCACGGTGCAGAAGTTCGACGGTCTCTGCGTGCTCCCGCTGAACATCGTCAACGAGAAGATCTACGTGTTCCTCTGGTTCTGGTTCATCATTCTCTCCGTGCTGAGCGGCCTGAGCCTGGCGTACCGCGCCGCAGTCGTGGCCGGACCGAAGCTGCGCTTCATCTTGCTGCGAGCGCGATCCCGCCTCTCGCACCAGGACCAGATCGAGGTCATCTCCAACAGGTGTCAGATCGGCGACTGGTTCATCCTCTACCAGCTGGGCAAGAACATCGACCCCCTTATCTACAAGACACTCATCGCCGACCTGGCCAAGAAGTTCGAGGGCAAGGAGAACGTGTAA